The following coding sequences are from one Devosia neptuniae window:
- the cobO gene encoding cob(I)yrinic acid a,c-diamide adenosyltransferase produces the protein MSEAERNAYHAEKMKKKQEARNKILATKTEERGLLIVHTGKGKGKSTAAFGMVFRAIGHGMKVGVVQFVKGAWDTGERDVLLKFPELVTINAMGEGFTWDVQDRQRDLAAARAAWEQAKLLIADPAYKLVLLDELNICLRYDYLPLEEVVAFLKDKPADKHVIVTGRNAKDELIEIADLVTEMTEIKHHFRAGVKAQAGIEF, from the coding sequence ATGAGCGAGGCGGAGCGCAACGCCTATCATGCTGAAAAAATGAAGAAAAAGCAGGAGGCGCGCAACAAGATCCTCGCCACCAAGACCGAGGAGCGCGGTCTGCTGATCGTTCACACCGGCAAGGGCAAGGGCAAGTCCACCGCTGCCTTCGGCATGGTGTTCCGTGCCATTGGCCACGGCATGAAAGTGGGTGTGGTGCAATTCGTCAAAGGCGCCTGGGACACCGGCGAGCGCGACGTGCTGCTCAAGTTTCCCGAGCTGGTCACCATCAACGCCATGGGCGAAGGCTTCACCTGGGATGTTCAGGATCGCCAGCGCGACCTCGCCGCCGCCCGTGCCGCCTGGGAACAGGCCAAGCTGTTGATCGCCGATCCCGCCTACAAGCTGGTCCTGCTCGACGAGCTCAATATCTGCCTGCGCTACGATTATCTGCCGCTTGAGGAAGTCGTGGCCTTCCTCAAGGACAAGCCGGCTGACAAACACGTCATCGTCACCGGCCGCAACGCCAAGGACGAGCTGATCGAAATCGCCGACCTCGTCACCGAAATGACCGAAATCAAGCACCACTTCCGGGCCGGCGTGAAAGCACAGGCGGGCATCGAGTTTTAG
- the cobN gene encoding cobaltochelatase subunit CobN: protein MHLLSAQAGAIQQEGEAIDLNQRPGALIFASAADSELAMLAGAADRAGESELRLANTLRLSNNLSVDLWLEKTVGHARLVVLRLIGGAAYFQYGVDELTALCTNHKIPLALIPGDANPDPILQSRSTIHPDDWTRLHNLFIAGGPDNADTILKAFALLAAPLPSPLVGEGARRADEGAFLTALTPTPFARFGLWHPSLGITDESALRSIHAHPLGGPSPYQGEARRGYSDARPFIPILFYRAALEGAGTATITALIAELERQNLAPVPLLVSSLKEAPCVRFVQNALAAFPPATILNLTGFALGLDSLDAKSNPFSGTDAPVIQLIQSGRPEAQWLADSQGLSSKDLAMFLVMPEVDGRIGGLIIGHKADAVWHERCQVPLSAYAPDPSGITRAVTLAANWSHLRTTPRAHRKVAIVLANYPTRDGRLANGVGYDAPQSTVEILRALEGAGYTLSPLPSRESSAAQPLGEGAFPSDSAALITALQSGPTNANPARGTSPATLTLARYAELFATLPAKIQQEVTTRWGDPTTDPFVRDDTFHLPALIFGNVAILLQPARGYHLDETTSYHDPALVPPHAYIAAYLWLRHEFSAHALIHNGKHGTLEWLPGKATALDAASYPDALWGQLPHLYPFIVNDPGEGTQAKRRTGAVIIDHLVPPLTRAETYGPLKDLEALLDEYYAASGMDRRRLADLRRRILDFTRDSRLDRDIGLPEDETEALIKIDNFLCDLKEAQIRDGLHVFGQSPQGDLARDLTVALARVPRGDAPGDNSLIRALADDLKLGIDPLTARLGDPWHGPNVFAPYLALNANSPLALRHIGDVVEVLEIIAADLVEGKLIPAPDWHATRSVLATVTSLIQPRLAASGPAEMAALLDGLDGKFIAPGPSGAPSRGRLDVLPTGRNFYSVDSRAIPTPTAWELGKKSAESLVLRHFQDHGTYLQSLALSVWGTANMRTGGDDIAQALALIGAKPVWDPSSLRVSGYEIIPLARLGRPRIDVTLRISGFFRDAFPAQIALFDRAARAIGALDEPSEDNPIAARMRSDALGLIAQGQSEAGAGLAAGHRIFGSKPGSYGAGLNALVDSGTWSTRADLAKAALDWGQYAYGAQAAGIPERARFAARLASVDAIVHNQDNREHDLLDSDNYYQFEGGLSAAAEILSGHQPAAYHNDHSRPERPLIRTLEEEISHVMRSRVVNPKWIAGVKRHGYKGAFEIIATVDFMLAFAATTGAVKTHHFDLAFEAFVEDAATRQFILASNRYGYDELIAKFNEARRRGLWTPRSNSAYGLLAGEL from the coding sequence ATGCATCTGCTCTCCGCCCAGGCCGGCGCCATCCAGCAGGAAGGCGAAGCCATCGATCTCAACCAGCGCCCCGGCGCGCTGATCTTCGCCTCCGCCGCCGATAGCGAACTGGCCATGCTCGCCGGTGCCGCCGACCGGGCAGGGGAGAGCGAACTGCGCCTCGCCAATACCCTGCGCCTCTCCAACAATCTCTCGGTCGATCTCTGGCTGGAAAAAACGGTGGGTCACGCCCGCCTGGTCGTCCTCCGCCTCATCGGCGGCGCCGCCTATTTCCAATATGGCGTCGACGAGCTCACCGCCCTCTGCACCAACCACAAAATCCCGCTCGCCCTCATCCCCGGCGACGCCAATCCCGACCCCATCCTGCAATCCCGCTCCACCATCCACCCCGACGACTGGACGCGCCTCCACAATCTCTTCATCGCCGGCGGTCCGGATAATGCCGATACCATCCTGAAGGCGTTCGCTCTCCTCGCTGCCCCCCTTCCTTCTCCCCTCGTGGGAGAAGGTGCCCGAAGGGCGGATGAGGGGGCCTTTCTCACCGCCCTCACCCCCACCCCCTTCGCCCGCTTCGGCCTCTGGCACCCCAGCCTCGGCATCACCGACGAATCCGCCTTACGCTCAATCCACGCCCACCCACTGGGCGGTCCCTCCCCCTATCAGGGGGAGGCTAGGAGGGGGTACTCCGATGCCCGCCCATTCATCCCTATCCTCTTCTACCGCGCCGCCCTCGAAGGCGCCGGCACCGCCACCATCACCGCCCTCATCGCCGAACTCGAGCGCCAGAACCTGGCGCCCGTCCCCCTCTTGGTGTCCTCCCTCAAGGAAGCCCCCTGCGTCCGTTTCGTGCAAAACGCGCTCGCCGCCTTCCCGCCCGCCACCATCCTCAACCTCACTGGCTTCGCTCTCGGCCTCGATAGCCTCGACGCCAAATCCAACCCGTTTTCCGGCACCGACGCGCCCGTCATCCAACTGATCCAGTCCGGCCGCCCCGAAGCCCAATGGCTGGCCGACAGCCAGGGCCTGAGCTCCAAAGACCTGGCCATGTTCCTCGTCATGCCCGAAGTCGACGGCCGCATCGGCGGCCTCATCATCGGCCACAAAGCCGACGCCGTCTGGCACGAGCGCTGCCAGGTCCCCCTCTCCGCCTACGCCCCCGATCCCTCCGGCATCACCCGCGCCGTAACCCTAGCCGCCAACTGGTCCCACCTCCGCACCACCCCCCGCGCCCACCGCAAAGTCGCAATAGTCCTCGCCAACTACCCCACCCGCGACGGCCGCCTCGCCAACGGCGTGGGCTACGATGCCCCGCAATCCACAGTCGAGATTTTGCGGGCACTGGAGGGGGCAGGTTACACTCTTTCACCTCTCCCCTCGAGGGAGAGCTCGGCGGCGCAGCCGCTGGGTGAGGGGGCCTTCCCCTCTGACTCCGCAGCCCTCATCACCGCCCTCCAATCCGGCCCCACCAACGCCAACCCCGCCCGTGGCACCTCTCCCGCCACGCTCACCCTTGCGCGCTACGCCGAGCTCTTCGCCACTCTCCCAGCAAAAATCCAGCAAGAGGTCACCACCCGCTGGGGCGATCCCACGACGGACCCGTTCGTGCGCGACGACACCTTCCACCTTCCCGCCCTCATCTTCGGCAACGTCGCCATCCTGCTCCAGCCTGCCCGTGGCTATCACCTCGACGAGACCACCAGCTACCACGATCCGGCCCTGGTCCCGCCCCATGCCTACATCGCCGCCTATCTCTGGCTGCGCCACGAATTCTCAGCCCATGCGCTGATCCACAATGGCAAGCACGGCACGCTCGAATGGCTCCCCGGCAAGGCCACCGCGCTGGATGCCGCCAGCTACCCCGATGCACTCTGGGGCCAACTGCCCCATCTCTATCCCTTCATCGTCAACGACCCCGGTGAGGGCACCCAGGCCAAGCGGCGCACCGGCGCGGTCATCATTGACCACCTCGTGCCCCCGCTCACCCGCGCCGAAACCTATGGCCCCCTCAAGGACCTCGAGGCCCTGCTCGACGAATATTACGCCGCCTCCGGCATGGACCGCCGGCGCCTCGCCGATCTGCGCCGCCGCATCCTCGATTTCACCCGCGACAGCCGGCTCGATCGCGATATCGGCCTGCCCGAAGACGAAACCGAAGCGCTGATCAAAATCGACAACTTCCTCTGCGACCTGAAGGAAGCGCAAATCCGCGATGGGCTGCACGTCTTCGGCCAATCGCCGCAGGGCGATCTCGCCCGCGACCTCACCGTGGCTCTGGCCAGAGTACCGCGCGGCGACGCCCCGGGGGATAACTCGCTGATCCGCGCCTTGGCCGATGATCTCAAGCTCGGCATCGACCCGCTGACGGCCCGCCTCGGCGACCCGTGGCACGGCCCCAACGTGTTTGCACCCTATCTCGCGCTCAATGCTAACAGTCCTTTAGCACTAAGGCACATTGGCGACGTGGTTGAGGTACTCGAAATCATCGCCGCTGATCTGGTCGAGGGCAAACTTATCCCCGCCCCCGATTGGCACGCGACCCGATCTGTCCTCGCCACCGTCACCAGCCTAATCCAACCCCGCCTCGCCGCCTCCGGGCCGGCCGAAATGGCGGCGCTACTTGATGGGCTCGATGGCAAATTCATCGCGCCCGGCCCCTCCGGCGCCCCCTCGCGCGGCCGCCTCGATGTGCTGCCCACCGGCCGCAATTTCTATTCTGTCGATAGCCGCGCAATCCCCACGCCCACCGCCTGGGAACTCGGAAAAAAATCCGCCGAAAGCCTGGTTTTGCGGCACTTTCAGGACCACGGCACCTATCTGCAATCCCTCGCCCTCTCGGTCTGGGGCACGGCGAACATGCGCACCGGCGGCGACGACATCGCCCAGGCGCTGGCGCTGATCGGCGCCAAGCCGGTCTGGGACCCATCCTCCCTCCGCGTCTCGGGCTACGAGATCATCCCGCTCGCCAGGCTCGGCCGCCCCCGCATCGACGTAACCCTGCGCATTTCCGGCTTTTTCCGCGATGCCTTCCCGGCCCAGATCGCCCTGTTCGACCGCGCCGCCCGGGCCATCGGCGCGCTGGATGAACCGAGTGAAGACAACCCCATCGCCGCCCGCATGCGCAGTGACGCGCTGGGCCTGATCGCCCAGGGCCAGTCCGAAGCCGGAGCGGGCCTCGCCGCCGGCCACCGGATTTTCGGTTCCAAACCAGGCTCTTACGGCGCCGGCCTCAATGCGCTGGTCGATTCCGGCACCTGGTCCACCCGCGCGGATCTGGCCAAAGCCGCCCTCGATTGGGGCCAATATGCCTATGGCGCTCAAGCCGCCGGCATCCCCGAACGCGCCCGCTTCGCCGCCCGCCTCGCCAGCGTCGATGCGATCGTCCACAATCAGGACAATCGCGAACACGACCTGCTCGACAGCGACAATTACTACCAGTTCGAAGGCGGTCTCTCCGCCGCCGCCGAAATACTGTCCGGCCACCAACCCGCCGCCTATCACAACGACCATTCCCGCCCCGAACGCCCGCTCATCCGCACCCTTGAGGAAGAAATCAGCCACGTCATGCGCTCCCGCGTGGTCAATCCGAAATGGATCGCCGGCGTCAAACGCCATGGCTATAAGGGCGCTTTCGAGATCATCGCCACCGTCGATTTTATGCTCGCCTTCGCCGCCACCACCGGCGCGGTCAAGACTCACCATTTCGATCTGGCCTTCGAAGCCTTCGTCGAAGACGCAGCAACGCGCCAGTTTATCCTCGCCAGCAACCGCTACGGTTATGATGAGCTGATCGCCAAGTTTAACGAGGCGCGCCGGCGCGGCTTGTGGACCCCACGTTCCAACTCGGCTTATGGTCTGCTCGCGGGGGAGTTATGA
- a CDS encoding alkylphosphonate utilization protein: MAEITKDSNGTQLNDGDAVTLIKDLKVKGTSVTLKRGTLVKNIRLTDDTAEIECNAEKVKGLVLRTEFLKKA; the protein is encoded by the coding sequence ATGGCCGAGATCACCAAGGACTCCAACGGCACCCAGCTCAATGATGGCGACGCCGTCACCCTGATCAAGGACCTCAAGGTCAAAGGCACCTCGGTCACGCTCAAGCGCGGCACTCTGGTCAAGAACATCCGCCTCACCGACGACACCGCCGAAATCGAGTGCAATGCCGAAAAGGTCAAAGGCCTCGTGCTGCGCACCGAGTTCCTGAAAAAAGCCTGA
- the cobW gene encoding cobalamin biosynthesis protein CobW gives MIEKIPTTVITGFLGAGKTTLVRHLLAHAPKGKRIALIINEFGDLGVDKDILAGCGDDTCREEDMVELSNGCICCTVADEFIPTMQALLARPEKFDHIVIETSGLALPQPLIRAFNWPEIKAQVTIDGIVTVADAAALAEGRFASDEAAVDAQRRQDEMLDHETPLGELFEDQLSVADLVIVNKADLVDPAMLDIVEANLRAEMRPGVGLIRARNGHVDIAALLGMGMSSEDDIANRPSHHELEHGGETHEHDDFDSFSIRLPSIGSKDELLAVIEATIRDHDVLRLKGFAAVPGANARLAIQAVGPRVTAYFDRPWKDGELRETALVVIGQSPLDHAAITASLQRALAVAA, from the coding sequence ATGATCGAAAAGATCCCCACTACTGTCATCACCGGCTTTCTCGGCGCCGGCAAAACCACCCTGGTCCGCCACCTCCTCGCCCATGCCCCCAAGGGCAAGCGCATCGCCCTGATCATCAACGAATTCGGTGATCTGGGTGTCGACAAGGACATCCTGGCCGGTTGCGGCGACGATACCTGCCGCGAAGAGGATATGGTCGAGCTGTCCAATGGCTGCATTTGCTGCACCGTGGCCGATGAATTCATCCCCACCATGCAGGCGCTGCTCGCCCGCCCCGAAAAGTTCGATCACATCGTCATCGAAACCTCGGGCCTGGCTTTGCCCCAGCCGCTGATCCGCGCCTTCAACTGGCCCGAAATCAAGGCGCAGGTCACCATTGACGGCATCGTCACTGTCGCCGATGCCGCCGCCCTCGCCGAAGGCCGCTTTGCCTCAGACGAAGCCGCCGTCGACGCCCAGCGCCGCCAGGACGAAATGCTCGATCATGAAACGCCGCTGGGCGAGCTGTTCGAAGACCAGCTTTCGGTGGCCGATCTCGTCATCGTCAACAAGGCCGATCTGGTCGATCCCGCCATGCTCGATATCGTCGAAGCTAACCTGCGCGCCGAAATGCGCCCCGGCGTCGGCCTAATCCGCGCCCGCAATGGTCACGTCGATATCGCGGCCCTGCTCGGCATGGGCATGTCCTCGGAAGACGATATCGCCAATCGCCCCAGCCACCATGAGCTGGAACATGGCGGGGAAACCCACGAGCACGACGATTTCGACAGCTTCTCCATCCGTCTGCCGTCCATCGGCAGCAAGGATGAGCTGCTCGCCGTCATCGAAGCCACCATCCGCGATCACGATGTGCTGCGCCTCAAGGGCTTTGCCGCCGTTCCCGGCGCCAATGCCCGCCTCGCCATCCAGGCCGTCGGCCCCCGCGTCACCGCCTATTTCGACCGCCCCTGGAAAGATGGCGAGCTGCGCGAAACAGCCCTCGTCGTCATCGGCCAATCCCCCCTCGACCACGCCGCCATCACCGCTAGTCTGCAACGCGCCCTGGCCGTTGCCGCCTAG
- a CDS encoding CbtA family protein, with protein MIRNLFAAALFAALAAGLLTAAIQHFRVTPLILHAETFEGEGGHSHGEAAVVADHEHAPGTAEHSHADAAASTAAEPEEWAPQDGFERTAYTTLATVLAAAGFALVIGAISMFANIPITFANGLLWGAAGFITFSLAPAYGLAPELPGMPAADLFARQLWWVGTAIATGAAFVLLAKTRASWAIAVSVALIAAPHIIGAPVAPDEPSAVPAHLATEFAAITLGTSAVFWAVLGTLFGRLNDLFAARSAATPIGAIA; from the coding sequence ATGATCCGCAATTTGTTTGCCGCTGCGCTCTTCGCAGCGCTGGCCGCTGGCCTATTGACCGCCGCCATCCAGCATTTCCGCGTCACCCCGCTCATTCTGCATGCCGAAACCTTCGAGGGTGAAGGCGGCCACAGCCATGGCGAAGCTGCCGTAGTCGCTGACCACGAACACGCCCCCGGCACGGCCGAACACAGCCACGCTGACGCCGCCGCCAGCACGGCCGCCGAGCCCGAAGAATGGGCCCCGCAGGACGGCTTCGAGCGCACTGCCTATACGACGCTCGCCACCGTCCTCGCCGCCGCCGGCTTTGCCCTGGTCATCGGCGCCATCTCCATGTTCGCCAATATCCCCATCACCTTCGCCAATGGCCTGCTCTGGGGCGCCGCCGGTTTCATCACCTTCTCGCTGGCCCCCGCCTATGGCCTGGCGCCCGAGCTCCCCGGCATGCCTGCGGCTGATCTGTTCGCCCGCCAGCTCTGGTGGGTGGGCACCGCCATCGCCACCGGCGCCGCCTTCGTGCTGCTCGCCAAGACTCGCGCCAGCTGGGCCATTGCCGTTTCCGTCGCGCTGATCGCTGCTCCCCACATTATCGGCGCGCCCGTCGCCCCCGATGAGCCCAGCGCCGTGCCCGCCCACCTCGCAACCGAATTCGCCGCCATTACCCTGGGCACCTCCGCCGTGTTCTGGGCCGTGCTCGGCACCCTGTTCGGCCGCCTCAACGACCTCTTTGCCGCCCGCTCGGCGGCCACCCCGATCGGAGCCATTGCATGA
- a CDS encoding CbtB-domain containing protein produces MNTTINTTTAVSTSLSLSQRLIAGVLALMLGLTLLVGTGFAGDFRLHNGAHDTRHAMGFPCH; encoded by the coding sequence ATGAATACCACGATCAATACGACGACCGCCGTCTCCACGTCTCTCTCGCTGTCCCAGCGCCTCATTGCTGGTGTTCTGGCCCTCATGCTCGGTCTGACCCTTCTGGTCGGCACCGGCTTTGCCGGCGATTTCCGCCTGCATAACGGCGCCCACGACACCCGCCACGCCATGGGCTTCCCCTGCCACTAA
- a CDS encoding DUF2164 domain-containing protein, which translates to MKPIKFSREETKAIVDEIRDYFRNELDQDIGSIPAEMLMMFFADKMGAYFYNRGVYDAQALVRERMDNLSDDLFGLEQPTKHVR; encoded by the coding sequence ATGAAACCGATCAAATTCAGCCGCGAGGAAACCAAGGCGATCGTGGATGAGATCCGCGACTATTTCCGCAACGAGTTGGACCAGGATATCGGCTCCATTCCGGCCGAGATGCTGATGATGTTCTTTGCCGACAAGATGGGCGCCTATTTCTACAATCGCGGGGTTTATGACGCGCAGGCCCTGGTGCGCGAGCGGATGGATAATCTGAGCGATGATCTGTTCGGGTTGGAGCAGCCGACCAAGCATGTGCGCTAG
- a CDS encoding DMT family protein, producing the protein MGFNFATFAPIGLLLASNVFMTFAWYGHLKWPTSALWLAVMISWGIAFFEYWLAVPANRIGEAVYSPSELKTIQEVISLSVFAVFTVFYFGEKLTLNHGIGFGMIALGAFFIFKGPIK; encoded by the coding sequence TTGGGCTTCAACTTTGCCACTTTTGCCCCGATCGGGCTGCTGCTCGCGTCCAATGTGTTCATGACCTTTGCCTGGTATGGGCATCTGAAATGGCCGACATCGGCGCTGTGGCTGGCGGTGATGATCAGCTGGGGCATCGCGTTTTTCGAATATTGGCTGGCGGTGCCGGCCAATCGGATCGGGGAAGCGGTCTATAGCCCGTCCGAACTCAAGACCATTCAGGAAGTCATCTCGCTGTCGGTGTTCGCGGTGTTCACCGTGTTCTACTTTGGCGAGAAGCTGACGCTGAACCACGGCATCGGGTTCGGGATGATCGCGCTGGGGGCATTTTTTATCTTCAAGGGCCCGATCAAGTAG
- the aztA gene encoding zinc ABC transporter ATP-binding protein AztA → MSAIRIEDLTLGYDAHPAVHHLDGAFERGSLTAVMGPNGSGKSTLLKGMIGAIKPLSGRVTLDGIDSRDIAYLPQIAEIDRSFPAVVADLVALGFWKRRGLFSAIRGVDRKEMEAALAAVGLVGFERRPIDTLSGGQLQRALFARVLVQDAPVILLDEPFAAIDQRTVADLTELIKHWHGEARTVIAVLHDAELVREAFPRTLLLAREAIAWGDTEEALTADNLRRARQMVEAWDEHAPWHEHDGHGHKHGAHQ, encoded by the coding sequence ATGAGTGCCATCCGCATCGAAGACCTGACGCTGGGCTATGACGCGCATCCGGCGGTGCATCATCTGGACGGGGCGTTCGAGCGCGGTTCGCTGACGGCGGTAATGGGGCCCAATGGCTCGGGCAAGTCGACGCTGCTCAAGGGCATGATCGGGGCGATCAAGCCGCTGAGCGGACGGGTGACGCTCGATGGCATCGACAGCCGCGACATTGCCTACCTGCCGCAGATTGCCGAAATCGACCGGAGCTTTCCGGCGGTGGTGGCGGATCTGGTGGCGCTTGGATTCTGGAAGCGGCGGGGGCTATTTTCGGCCATTCGCGGCGTTGATCGCAAAGAGATGGAAGCGGCTTTGGCGGCGGTGGGTCTTGTCGGCTTTGAGCGGCGGCCGATCGATACGCTGTCGGGTGGGCAATTGCAGCGGGCGCTGTTTGCCCGGGTGCTGGTGCAGGATGCGCCGGTGATCCTGCTCGACGAGCCATTCGCCGCCATCGACCAGCGCACCGTGGCGGACCTGACCGAGCTGATCAAGCACTGGCATGGCGAAGCGCGCACGGTGATTGCCGTGCTGCATGATGCCGAGCTGGTGCGGGAAGCCTTTCCGCGCACGCTGCTATTGGCACGCGAGGCGATTGCCTGGGGCGACACGGAAGAAGCGCTGACGGCGGATAATCTGCGCCGGGCACGGCAGATGGTGGAGGCCTGGGACGAGCATGCGCCCTGGCATGAGCATGATGGCCATGGCCACAAGCATGGGGCACACCAATGA
- the aztB gene encoding zinc ABC transporter permease AztB, with product MNLYDFLIGPFVQFGFMNRALAGAIILSLSAGPVGVFLMLRRMSLTGDAMAHAILPGAAAGFLVSGLAILPMTLGGFAAGLIVAVLAGLVSRFTIQREDNSLAAFYLISLALGVMLVSLKGSNVDLMHVLFGTVLALNNDALIMIGAIVTVSLVALAMLWRPLVAECLDPSFLRSVSKAGHPVHLIFLALVVLNLVGGFQALGTLLAVGLMMLPAAAARFWVRSLEATCGLAVLIAVVSSYFGLLASYHLSIASGPAIILVAGAIYLMSLLFGRRGVITNATRPARHRVA from the coding sequence ATGAACCTCTATGATTTCCTGATCGGGCCGTTCGTGCAATTCGGCTTCATGAACCGCGCCTTGGCCGGTGCCATCATCCTGTCGCTGAGCGCGGGACCGGTTGGCGTGTTCCTGATGCTACGCCGGATGAGCCTGACCGGCGACGCCATGGCCCATGCCATTCTGCCCGGTGCGGCGGCGGGGTTTCTCGTATCGGGGCTGGCTATTCTGCCGATGACGCTGGGGGGCTTTGCCGCCGGGCTGATCGTTGCGGTGCTGGCGGGGCTGGTGTCGCGCTTCACCATTCAGCGCGAGGACAATTCTCTGGCGGCCTTCTATCTGATTTCGCTGGCGCTGGGCGTGATGCTGGTGAGCCTCAAGGGCTCCAATGTGGACCTGATGCATGTGCTGTTCGGCACGGTGCTGGCGCTGAACAATGATGCGCTGATCATGATCGGCGCCATTGTGACGGTCAGCCTGGTGGCCCTGGCCATGTTGTGGCGGCCGCTGGTGGCGGAGTGTCTCGATCCCAGCTTCCTGCGCAGTGTCAGCAAGGCGGGTCACCCGGTGCACCTGATTTTTCTGGCGCTGGTGGTGCTCAATCTGGTGGGCGGGTTCCAAGCGCTCGGGACACTGCTGGCGGTGGGGCTGATGATGCTGCCGGCGGCGGCGGCGCGGTTCTGGGTGCGCAGCCTTGAGGCCACCTGCGGGCTGGCGGTGCTGATCGCGGTGGTCTCGAGCTATTTCGGGCTGCTCGCCTCCTATCACCTGAGCATCGCCTCGGGGCCGGCCATTATCCTCGTCGCCGGGGCGATTTACCTCATGTCGCTGCTGTTTGGACGGCGCGGCGTCATCACCAATGCCACGCGGCCGGCCCGGCATCGGGTGGCCTGA
- a CDS encoding metal ABC transporter substrate-binding protein, translating into MFLKLITATLLTSAMLALPASAAEVKVVASFSILGDIVARVGGDRVELTTIVGANADTHVYEPKPADAQALSHAQVFFVNGLGFEGWLDRLVEATGFAGPVVVASEGVKTHAMAEEEHGHEGHDHGETDPHAWQSLKNGLLYVKNVAAGLCAVDPDGCAVYEANAAEYSTEISALDAKVIADIDTVPEAQRKVITTHDAFGYFGEEYGVEFLAPEGISTDSEASAADVGKLIEQIRADGVKALFIENMSDGRLIRQIASETGVTVGGELYADALSEPGQGAASYLGMFKHNVELLVPAMAGK; encoded by the coding sequence ATGTTTCTGAAGCTCATAACCGCTACACTGCTCACTTCCGCGATGCTGGCGCTGCCCGCGAGTGCGGCGGAAGTCAAAGTCGTGGCCAGTTTTTCCATTCTCGGGGATATCGTTGCCCGTGTCGGCGGCGACCGGGTGGAGTTGACGACGATCGTCGGTGCCAATGCCGATACGCATGTCTATGAACCCAAGCCGGCCGATGCGCAGGCGCTGAGCCATGCGCAGGTGTTTTTCGTCAATGGGCTGGGCTTTGAGGGCTGGCTGGACCGGCTGGTCGAAGCGACGGGCTTTGCCGGCCCGGTGGTGGTGGCCAGCGAGGGCGTCAAAACCCACGCCATGGCCGAGGAGGAGCATGGCCATGAGGGGCATGACCATGGCGAGACCGATCCGCATGCCTGGCAGAGCCTGAAAAACGGGCTGCTCTATGTGAAGAATGTGGCGGCGGGGCTGTGCGCGGTCGATCCGGATGGCTGCGCGGTTTATGAGGCCAATGCGGCCGAATATTCGACGGAGATTTCGGCACTCGACGCCAAGGTGATCGCCGATATCGATACCGTGCCGGAAGCGCAGCGCAAGGTGATTACCACCCATGATGCGTTCGGCTATTTCGGCGAGGAATATGGCGTGGAATTTCTAGCCCCCGAAGGCATTTCGACCGATAGCGAGGCTTCAGCCGCCGATGTGGGCAAGCTGATCGAGCAAATCCGGGCCGATGGGGTCAAGGCGCTGTTTATCGAGAACATGAGCGACGGCCGGCTGATCCGGCAGATCGCCAGCGAAACCGGCGTGACAGTGGGCGGCGAGCTTTATGCCGATGCGTTGTCAGAACCCGGCCAGGGGGCAGCGAGCTATCTCGGTATGTTCAAACATAACGTTGAACTGCTGGTGCCAGCGATGGCAGGAAAGTAG
- a CDS encoding Fur family transcriptional regulator — MAHSHDDHSGHNHVWADDLTKNQGLVLGALTHSDGPLSAYDILDKLRGDGLRAPLQVYRALDKLVERGLAHRLESLNAFVACADEHCHRSGLIAFAICEGCGKVDEFADAVIEERLGDWAGQKGFKVERTTMEIRGRCAECVAA; from the coding sequence ATGGCACATTCGCATGATGACCACAGCGGCCACAACCATGTGTGGGCTGATGATCTGACGAAGAACCAGGGGTTGGTGCTGGGTGCGTTGACGCATTCGGACGGGCCATTGTCTGCCTACGATATCCTCGACAAGCTGCGCGGCGACGGGCTGCGGGCGCCGCTGCAGGTGTATCGGGCGCTCGACAAGCTGGTGGAACGGGGCCTCGCGCATAGGCTGGAATCGCTCAATGCGTTTGTGGCTTGTGCGGATGAGCATTGCCATCGCAGTGGGCTGATTGCTTTCGCGATCTGCGAGGGCTGCGGGAAGGTGGATGAATTCGCCGACGCGGTGATCGAGGAGCGGCTGGGGGATTGGGCCGGGCAGAAGGGCTTTAAGGTCGAGCGGACCACGATGGAGATTCGTGGGCGGTGTGCGGAGTGTGTGGCGGCGTAA